In Bradyrhizobium symbiodeficiens, the genomic stretch CGCGCGATCATGCCGTCGAAGACACGGGTCGTGGTGATCGGCGCCGGCTTCATCGGCCTGGAATTCGCGGCGACCGCACGGATCAAGGGCCTCGAGGTCGACGTGCTCGAGCTTGCCCCGCGCGTGATGGCGCGCGCGGTGACGGCGGAGGTCTCGGAATATTTTCAAGAACGCCACCGCGAGGCCGGCATCCGCATTCACCTCGGTGTGCAGGCCACCTCGATCGAGGCGGAGGGCGACAAGGTCACCGGCGTTTCCTTGAGCGACGGCCGGCATCTGCCCGCCGACCTCGTCGTAGTCGGCGTCGGCGTGCTGCCGAACATCGAGCTTGCAGCGGAAGCCGGGCTGCCGGTCGCCGCCGGCATCATCGTCGACGAATATCTTGCGACGGCCGACCCTGACATCTCCGCGATCGGCGACTGCGCGCTGTTCGCCAGCCCCCGCTTCGGCGGATCGTTGCGGCTGGAATCGGTGCAGAACGCCACCGACCACGCCCGCTGCCTCGCGGCGCGGCTGACCGGCGAGAGGAAGCCCTATGACGGCCATCCCTGGTTCTGGAGCGACCAGGGCGACGACAAGCTCCAGATCTCAGGCCTCACCACCGGCTACGACCGCGTCGTGCTGCGCGGCAGCGCTGCGAGCAAGGCGTTCTCCGCGTTCTGCTACAGGGGTGAGACGCTGCTCGGCATCGAATCCATCAACCGCGCCGGGGACCACATGTTCGGCCGCCGCTTGCAGGGCATGAACCGCTCGATCACGCCGGCGCAGGCCGCGGATGAAAGCTTCGACCTGAAGAGCGCGCTGGCTTAGGCTGCCTACAACACCGCCGCCACTTCCGCGGCGGTCGGCATCGACGGCCCCGCGCCCATGCGCTGCACGCTGATCGAGGCGGCGGCGTTGGCGAAGGCGAGGGCGGCAGGCACGGGCGCACCGTCGGCGAGTTGCGCCGCAAGCGCGCCGACAAAACAATCGCCGGCGCCGGTGGTATCGACCGCCCTCACGGCGCGCCCGGGCACGGCGATCTCTTCGCGCCCCGCAAGCGCGAGCACGCCGCGCCT encodes the following:
- a CDS encoding NAD(P)/FAD-dependent oxidoreductase; the protein is MSNGPVIIVGAGHGGYQVAASLRQAGFSERICLINDEAHLPYQRPPLSKAYIKGSAGPESLMFRPEKFYQDQKIELIAGRVVSIDRAGHKVLLASGETLAYGHLVLATGARNRLLDLPNANLPDVKYLRILDESEALRAIMPSKTRVVVIGAGFIGLEFAATARIKGLEVDVLELAPRVMARAVTAEVSEYFQERHREAGIRIHLGVQATSIEAEGDKVTGVSLSDGRHLPADLVVVGVGVLPNIELAAEAGLPVAAGIIVDEYLATADPDISAIGDCALFASPRFGGSLRLESVQNATDHARCLAARLTGERKPYDGHPWFWSDQGDDKLQISGLTTGYDRVVLRGSAASKAFSAFCYRGETLLGIESINRAGDHMFGRRLQGMNRSITPAQAADESFDLKSALA